The Aedes aegypti strain LVP_AGWG chromosome 1, AaegL5.0 Primary Assembly, whole genome shotgun sequence sequence TTCATTGACGTTTTTTTGAAGAGTAAATATTTTGTATTcaatacaaaaatacaaaaaattaacTGTATTCGTAAAAGTAACTAATTTCAAAACAGATCACTGAACGTTCGGGGCTCCTGATCTCAAAACAAATCACTGGACGTTATTGGGTTCAGTCTGTTGGTGATGCCTAGCTGGCTTTCGAACTATTATGTTTCTAAAGTACATTTATTTTTCCCAAATACAATGCCTATTTAGATCGTAAAATGATTCAATGATTGGGAAACACTGCCATAGATACAGTAGATAGAGATAGAGATGCACGTTAAAATGTCGTCATTTGAAAGTTGATAATAAATCAACCCATCCGATTAATGGGGATCATTGCGATTAATCCAGGAATGCGATGATACCATCAAACTCGATTGAATTTTCTGGGCGTTTTTAGCAAAAATGAATCAGATATCAAGTTTGAGCAGATGAGCTGGATGCTCCTGGTGTGCCCGGCGGCACAGGTGGGCGCTGTGAGATTAATGGCCGagataaaaataaacatgcGGAAACATTGAATTTCGCGCGCGCTGGATTACGATCTTTCTATTAGGATGCCAGTTGGTCTACCTGGGAGCGAACGGTTTTTGCTTTCAAACTCATAAAGCATGATCTTggtgaaagaaaaaatatgatTCTGCCCTAGGAAAAAATAACCATCATTAGTTTGTAAGAAACAGCTAATACAATTCTCTCAAAAAAGCAATAATTGACTTAAAATGAgaaatcacaaattccaaaaaGAAGCATTTGCCGAAAAAATCGCAAAATAATAGTTTATCATTGTTTATATTTATTAATTGTTAGAACTATTACTCATGTCTAATTATTTTATTGGAAACATTTTGATTAAACACAGACTGTCCCTCTTCTTTAAATGCATGTTAATTTGGCTGCCGATCATGGTACTCGATTTGAACCAATTTCTACCAGCACCTTATATCTTTGAAAAAGTTCATCCATTTTAATTTCGTTTTACAGAAAACCACGGAAACGGATGCTCATTTTCCAACCACTTCTGGATGGTTTTATCCCAAACAATAACGCATGCAAAAGCCACAATAGAAGCTCACGTCGTCGTCGGCCTCCCATACAAGTTCCTCCCGGATGTGAACAAGTACGTGCTCGAGTAAACCACATTTTTCGCTTGGTATACCTTGGCTATGGGGTCTTGCCGAAGGATTGCTTGACCATtaagaagaaaacaaaaatggttCGATGCGGAAGAATGCTGTGTTAAATTAttgtacttttttttaaatctagtaTGTATCCTGGGAGGAATTTCAGGAATCTATGGAAAGAAGAAAGAGTCCAGGAGCAAAGCGTAGAGTTTCTTTTAAATCAGCAAAGGTAAGTCGGAAAtgcattttcaattttatttgataCATTTACCATAGAAGGAAGATATATTGTATAGTTGTAGTTTAACAGCTACGATACAATAATCAGAATAAGCTATATTGTTACTGAAATTATACTATGAATGGTTTTCCAATGACTGAAATCGTCCACACAATATACAGTATGGTTGCTTCTCTTTGAAATCCTTATTTAAAGTAACGTAACGTAGACAAAAAGTATATCGTTCTGTAATTGTAAAGTGACTATTTTCTTCTATTGTTATCCAAAACCAGAAGGTTCAACATAAACACAGTTCCTGAGCACACATCCCTCAAAGGAACAATCCCATAAACATCAAACTTTCCCAAATAGAAGTTGTCACTTTTGATTAAGTTGATTGATCATCAGTCACTGGGGCCAACATGACGACTGCGGTTAGATCCAAAAAATGTTGCGATTCCGTCTAATCAAATCAAGAGAAAATCGTCTGTCATTCGTCTGCCAAAACCCCAACTTGACCCAGCTCAACGAAGAAAAAAA is a genomic window containing:
- the LOC110674157 gene encoding uncharacterized protein LOC110674157 — encoded protein: MVLSQTITHAKATIEAHVVVGLPYKFLPDVNNMYPGRNFRNLWKEERVQEQSVEFLLNQQRFPHGVRSESGVELNGPVKCYISSSFGLSGRGRVIHPTYIQLRCKQTICGC